In the Corynebacterium gerontici genome, one interval contains:
- a CDS encoding ABC transporter ATP-binding protein, producing the protein MNAEANVVARAIGLQKVYGVGDTAVAALRGIDVAFARNEFTAIMGPSGSGKSTLMHCMAGLDAASAGTVLLGNTDLSKLGDKAMTNLRRDRLGFIFQSFNLVPTLSAEENITLPLDIAGKKVDQRWFEEVTTRLGLNERLKHRPSELSGGQQQRVACARALVARPEIIFGDEPTGNLDSNSSAQMLSILRTAVDEMDQTVVIVTHDPKAASYADRVIFLADGRIVHELRSPSTDEVYSTMARLEELI; encoded by the coding sequence ATGAATGCTGAAGCAAACGTTGTAGCTCGAGCCATTGGATTGCAAAAAGTCTACGGTGTTGGCGACACCGCTGTCGCCGCACTCAGAGGCATTGACGTTGCCTTCGCCCGAAATGAGTTCACCGCCATCATGGGGCCTTCCGGTTCGGGCAAGTCCACGCTCATGCACTGCATGGCCGGCCTTGACGCTGCTTCGGCAGGTACGGTGCTCCTCGGTAATACGGATTTGTCCAAACTAGGGGATAAAGCGATGACCAACCTGCGCCGCGATCGCCTCGGTTTTATCTTTCAATCCTTCAACCTTGTGCCCACCCTTTCAGCGGAAGAGAACATCACGTTGCCGCTGGACATCGCGGGTAAGAAGGTTGATCAGCGATGGTTCGAAGAAGTCACCACCCGACTTGGGCTCAACGAACGCCTGAAGCATCGTCCTTCAGAACTCTCCGGAGGCCAACAGCAGCGCGTGGCCTGCGCTCGTGCCTTGGTGGCACGTCCCGAAATCATTTTCGGCGATGAGCCCACCGGCAACCTTGACTCAAACTCCTCGGCGCAGATGCTCTCAATCCTGAGAACCGCAGTAGATGAGATGGACCAGACCGTCGTGATTGTGACGCACGATCCCAAGGCCGCGTCTTATGCTGACCGTGTGATTTTCCTCGCCGATGGGCGCATCGTGCACGAGCTGCGTTCGCCGTCTACGGATGAGGTGTACTCCACCATGGCTCGCCTTGAGGAGCTGATCTAA